The following coding sequences lie in one Arachis hypogaea cultivar Tifrunner chromosome 4, arahy.Tifrunner.gnm2.J5K5, whole genome shotgun sequence genomic window:
- the LOC112794992 gene encoding protein PSK SIMULATOR 1-like produces MSTCQGANLCFLFFREEEPPPSDTLGVLAFDTAKTMCRLVSLYKSLSDVEILKLRRHVIRSKGVTYLNSQQECFLLNLACAERLEDLDHAAATMSRLCTNCTDTGHKSFEVVYANMKSSGAGLDARKLEYGTKNVEKVIEKMERLVSTTRNLYTAMESLSEMELSEKKIQRWRSLRSNHGLTVKVECFDDRIEYHRRQVQHYKQVSLWNQTYDKVVGLMSCIICIVYARICCVFRSLIIAGGRNRRNLENYYCLLIHRELYMSNVNIYNNMDERFKRRRKQQKNNPCLAFKKISAIKFPNRHVPSRAATTNGGGGGGGGNGKNNKTILAKNNKVLRLAPPTTVGGSGLSQRYANIILFMDRCMHAPVAIGEEARVALYEMLPERLKMKLKVKLRKQRMEWENCEKGTDSHLKVAAQWRDTVEEVMDWLSPLANDTVRWQTERHLEKQKYDMKPTVLLLQTLHYSDLEKVEEAIVDVLVGLSCIYWYQKEW; encoded by the coding sequence ATGTCTACGTGTCAAGGGGCGAACCTCTGCTTCCTCTTCTTCCGTGAAGAGGAGCCACCGCCATCCGACACCCTCGGCGTACTCGCCTTCGACACAGCCAAGACCATGTGTCGCCTCGTCTCCCTCTACAAATCCCTTTCCGACGTGGAAATCCTTAAACTCCGTCGCCACGTCATCAGGTCCAAAGGGGTAACCTACCTGAACTCACAACAAGAATGTTTCCTCCTCAACCTCGCCTGCGCTGAGCGCCTTGAGGATCTAGACCATGCCGCAGCCACCATGTCCCGTCTCTGTACGAACTGCACCGACACGGGGCACAAGAGCTTCGAAGTGGTCTACGCAAACATGAAGAGCTCTGGCGCTGGCTTGGATGCAAGGAAATTAGAATACGGAACCAAGAATGTTGAAAAGGTGATTGAGAAAATGGAGAGGCTTGTTTCCACCACAAGAAACCTCTACACGGCTATGGAATCTTTGTCGGAAATGGAATTGTCCGAGAAAAAGATACAACGGTGGAGATCCTTAAGGTCCAACCATGGCCTCACGGTGAAAGTAGAATGCTTTGATGACAGGATCGAGTACCATAGGAGGCAAGTGCAACATTACAAGCAAGTTTCCCTTTGGAACCAAACATATGACAAGGTTGTTGGCCTCATGTCTTGCATCATCTGCATCGTTTACGCAAGAATTTGTTGCGTGTTTCGGTCTTTGATCATAGCTGGCGGTAGAAATAGAAGGAATCTGGAGAATtattattgcctccttattcaTCGTGAGTTATACATGTCAAATGTTAACATATACAATAATATGGACGAACGTttcaagaggaggaggaagcaaCAGAAGAATAATCCTTGCCTCGCGTTCAAGAAAATAAGTGCCATCAAATTCCCTAATCGCCATGTTCCGTCGCGTGCTGCTACAACgaacggtggtggtggtggaggaggaggaAATGGTAAGAATAATAAGACTATtttagcaaaaaataataaagtctTGAGGCTTGCACCTCCGACCACAGTCGGAGGCTCAGGGCTTTCGCAGCGGTATGCGAACATCATATTGTTCATGGATCGTTGTATGCATGCCCCGGTGGCAATCGGGGAGGAAGCACGCGTTGCACTCTATGAGATGTTGCCAGAAAGGCTGAAGATGAAGTTGAAGGTGAAGTTAAGGAAGCAACGGATGGAATGGGAGAATTGTGAGAAAGGGACGGACAGCCACCTAAAGGTGGCGGCGCAATGGCGAGACACAGTGGAGGAGGTGATGGATTGGTTGTCGCCGTTGGCAAACGACACGGTGAggtggcagacagaaaggcaccTAGAGAAGCAGAAGTATGACATGAAGCCAACGGTGTTGTTGTTGCAAACTTTACACTACTCAGATTTGGAGAAGGTTGAAGAGGCGATTGTTGATGTGTTGGTTGGGTTGAGTTGTATATATTGGTACCAAAAAGAATGGTAG